One genomic segment of Desulfonatronum thioautotrophicum includes these proteins:
- a CDS encoding PspA/IM30 family protein, producing MGIFTRFRDIISSNINAMLERAEDPEKLLRLMIQEMEETLVELKASCAGAMATAVKVRREWEQLEAKIGGWGEKAALAVDKGLEDLAREALLEKRRLEAKAETLDRELRENEDIVEGYKADIATLEEKLVTAKEKQRQLIQRHIRAKGRKRAGHDMRRADSHAAMMRFEEFEQRIDRMEAEADLSGPWPGRDRRDTDREHFTLEEKFAKLAVDEDIERELAALRSRHVASSRTGRPE from the coding sequence ATGGGTATTTTTACCAGATTTCGGGATATCATCAGTTCCAACATCAACGCCATGTTGGAACGGGCCGAGGACCCTGAAAAGCTGCTGCGCCTGATGATCCAGGAGATGGAGGAAACCCTCGTTGAACTGAAGGCCTCTTGTGCCGGGGCCATGGCCACGGCGGTCAAGGTGCGGCGGGAGTGGGAACAGCTGGAGGCCAAGATTGGCGGATGGGGCGAGAAGGCTGCTCTGGCCGTGGATAAGGGCCTGGAGGATTTGGCCCGGGAAGCCTTGTTGGAAAAACGGCGGCTGGAGGCCAAGGCCGAAACGTTGGACCGAGAGCTGCGGGAGAACGAGGACATTGTCGAGGGCTACAAGGCGGACATCGCCACGTTGGAGGAAAAACTGGTCACGGCCAAGGAAAAGCAGCGCCAGCTCATCCAGAGGCACATCCGGGCCAAGGGGCGAAAACGGGCCGGCCACGATATGCGCCGGGCCGATTCCCATGCCGCCATGATGCGCTTCGAGGAGTTCGAGCAGCGCATCGACCGGATGGAGGCCGAGGCGGACCTGTCCGGACCCTGGCCCGGCAGGGATCGACGGGATACGGACAGGGAGCACTTTACGCTGGAAGAAAAATTCGCCAAGTTGGCCGTGGACGAGGACATTGAACGCGAACTGGCCGCCTTGCGTTCGCGTCATGTCGCTTCATCCAGGACGGGGCGACCCGAATGA
- the pspC gene encoding envelope stress response membrane protein PspC translates to MNTPVGRQRLYRSRSGMILGVCKGLAQHFDVSLFWTRVIVVLLMIFTGFWPVVGLYLLAGFLLKPEPVLPLHNAEESDFYQAYTRSRNEGLSRIKSKFDRLDKRIRRLEDVVTSKEYDWDRRFKK, encoded by the coding sequence ATGAACACTCCTGTCGGCCGGCAACGGCTGTACCGCTCCAGAAGCGGCATGATTCTGGGGGTCTGCAAGGGCCTGGCCCAGCACTTCGACGTGTCCCTTTTCTGGACCCGGGTCATCGTCGTGCTCCTGATGATCTTTACGGGCTTCTGGCCCGTGGTCGGCCTCTATCTGCTGGCCGGTTTTCTGCTCAAACCCGAGCCCGTACTGCCCTTGCACAACGCGGAAGAGAGTGATTTCTACCAGGCCTACACCCGCTCCCGCAACGAGGGTCTCTCCAGAATCAAGTCCAAGTTCGACCGTCTGGACAAACGCATCCGTCGTCTGGAGGACGTGGTCACGTCCAAGGAGTACGACTGGGACCGCCGGTTCAAGAAATAG
- the gnd gene encoding decarboxylating NADP(+)-dependent phosphogluconate dehydrogenase has protein sequence MEKLADIGVVGLAVMGENLVLNMESKGFRVACYNRTVDKVDAFLAGRGQGKNLVGCRSLEELVASLEPPRRIMFMVRAGAAVDQLIDSLAPLLEPGDILVDGGNSSYHDTTRRCADLEKKGLLYVGAGVSGGEEGALHGPSIMPGGNAAAWPALQPILQAIAAKAADGAPCCEWLGPDGSGHFVKMVHNGIEYGDMQLICEAYQLLSQGLGMAAEEIQPIFADWNTRELDSYLIQITADILGHMDAETGKPTVDLILDTAGQKGTGKWTSQVGLDLGVAIPQIAEAVFARCLSAVKDERVAAKSYLLGPEGTFGKEGGANKGVNADKDAASFVKQLEKAVYAAKICSYAQGFQLLRTASMEYGWNLHFGDIARIWREGCIIRARFLGTITEAYETDPELANLMLAPYFREVLAGAQAAWRSVLSTAIGLGVPVPVLAASLSYYDGYRCERLPANLLQAQRDYFGAHTYERIDRPRGEFFHTNWTGTGGSTASSTYSV, from the coding sequence ATGGAAAAGCTCGCGGATATCGGTGTCGTCGGTTTGGCGGTGATGGGTGAAAATCTTGTCCTGAACATGGAAAGCAAGGGGTTCCGGGTGGCATGCTACAACCGGACTGTGGATAAGGTGGATGCCTTCCTGGCCGGCCGAGGCCAAGGCAAGAATCTGGTCGGTTGCCGCAGCCTGGAAGAACTGGTCGCCAGTCTGGAGCCGCCGCGACGGATCATGTTCATGGTTCGAGCCGGGGCGGCCGTGGATCAGCTTATCGATTCCCTGGCTCCGTTGTTGGAGCCTGGGGATATTCTCGTGGATGGCGGCAACAGTTCCTATCATGACACCACCCGCCGCTGCGCGGATCTGGAAAAAAAGGGGCTGCTCTATGTCGGAGCCGGGGTGTCCGGTGGGGAGGAAGGGGCTTTGCATGGGCCGTCCATCATGCCCGGCGGCAACGCCGCGGCCTGGCCCGCCCTGCAGCCGATCTTGCAAGCCATTGCGGCCAAGGCCGCGGACGGGGCCCCATGTTGCGAATGGCTTGGTCCGGACGGTTCCGGGCATTTCGTGAAGATGGTGCACAACGGGATCGAGTACGGGGACATGCAACTGATCTGTGAAGCCTATCAATTGCTCTCCCAGGGGCTGGGCATGGCTGCCGAAGAGATCCAGCCCATTTTCGCCGACTGGAACACCCGTGAGCTGGATTCCTACCTGATTCAGATTACCGCGGACATTCTCGGGCACATGGATGCGGAGACCGGTAAGCCGACGGTAGACCTGATCCTGGATACGGCCGGTCAGAAAGGCACGGGCAAGTGGACCTCCCAGGTTGGCCTGGACCTGGGTGTGGCCATCCCCCAGATCGCCGAGGCGGTATTCGCCCGCTGCCTGTCCGCGGTCAAGGATGAGCGGGTCGCCGCGAAATCCTATCTCTTGGGGCCTGAGGGCACGTTCGGCAAGGAAGGGGGTGCAAATAAGGGCGTAAATGCGGACAAGGACGCGGCTTCATTCGTGAAACAGTTGGAAAAAGCCGTTTACGCGGCCAAGATCTGTTCCTATGCCCAAGGCTTTCAGCTGTTGCGCACGGCCTCGATGGAATACGGATGGAATCTGCATTTTGGGGATATTGCCAGGATCTGGCGCGAGGGATGCATTATCCGAGCCCGCTTTCTGGGCACGATTACCGAAGCCTACGAGACCGACCCCGAACTGGCCAACCTGATGCTCGCCCCGTATTTCCGGGAGGTTCTGGCCGGAGCACAGGCCGCCTGGCGTAGTGTGCTTTCAACGGCGATAGGCCTGGGCGTTCCGGTTCCGGTACTGGCCGCCTCCCTGAGCTATTACGACGGCTATCGCTGCGAGCGTCTTCCGGCCAACCTGCTTCAGGCCCAGCGGGATTATTTCGGAGCGCATACCTACGAGCGCATCGACAGGCCCAGGGGGGAATTCTTCCATACCAACTGGACGGGAACAGGTGGATCGACAGCCTCTTCGACATATTCGGTCTGA
- a CDS encoding DUF1622 domain-containing protein encodes MVGEPGGLFKNTMYYAALTMEGMGVAIICVGVVATTGIFLYRAWMHRSADQFYHSYRRGMGKSILLGLELLVAGDIIMTATHNFNLQHVALLGLLVLIRTFLSFSLEIELNGYLPWRRPIEVNKNGNYV; translated from the coding sequence GTGGTTGGCGAACCAGGTGGGTTGTTCAAGAATACTATGTATTATGCTGCGTTGACCATGGAAGGCATGGGCGTGGCGATCATTTGCGTTGGCGTTGTCGCGACCACTGGAATTTTTCTTTACCGGGCCTGGATGCATCGCAGCGCGGATCAATTCTATCATAGCTATCGACGGGGCATGGGCAAGTCCATCTTGCTGGGGCTCGAGTTACTGGTTGCCGGGGACATCATCATGACCGCAACGCACAATTTCAATCTGCAGCATGTCGCCCTGCTGGGGCTTCTGGTGCTGATCCGTACCTTTCTCAGCTTTTCCCTGGAGATCGAGTTGAACGGCTATCTGCCCTGGCGGAGACCCATTGAGGTCAATAAAAATGGCAACTATGTTTGA
- a CDS encoding rhodanese-like domain-containing protein, whose amino-acid sequence MRLRSSKFFLLPVVILGLLVGFLIYQHGVHQSSAAPTSPGSLTAQEAWNRVQQGELAIVDVRRPEEWRQTGTPRGAIRLSFETHPGGPEGFARDLATALGEDKTKPFAIICRTGNRTGLLLPFLQSKGFTAAKAIPEGMVGSRAGRGWLRHGLPVDS is encoded by the coding sequence ATGCGCCTGCGCTCTTCCAAGTTTTTCCTGCTGCCTGTCGTCATCCTCGGCTTACTGGTTGGGTTCCTGATCTACCAGCATGGGGTCCACCAGTCCTCGGCTGCACCAACCTCCCCAGGTTCCCTCACGGCCCAAGAGGCCTGGAATCGTGTGCAGCAGGGCGAATTGGCCATTGTGGACGTCCGACGACCCGAAGAGTGGCGGCAAACCGGAACCCCGCGGGGGGCTATCCGCTTGTCCTTCGAGACCCATCCCGGCGGGCCGGAGGGGTTTGCGCGTGATTTGGCCACGGCTTTGGGCGAGGACAAAACCAAACCCTTTGCCATTATCTGCCGCACCGGCAACCGTACCGGCCTGCTCCTGCCTTTTTTGCAATCCAAGGGCTTCACCGCGGCCAAGGCCATTCCCGAAGGCATGGTCGGCAGCAGGGCCGGCCGGGGCTGGCTACGCCACGGTCTGCCCGTAGACAGCTAG
- a CDS encoding phosphatidylglycerophosphatase A family protein, with translation MQGFLDRFALFIATLGPFGHLPKAPGTWGSLAAVVAAPWLFLPLSFPLRVLALLLVLAIGTWAANRAEALYGRKDPGSVVVDELLGQWLTLLPFAALAPLELAAGFVLFRIMDILKPWPVRAVERGVPGGLGVMLDDAVAAIPAAGLLWLFIALI, from the coding sequence ATGCAAGGATTTTTAGACCGTTTTGCATTGTTCATCGCCACCCTCGGCCCATTCGGGCACCTGCCCAAGGCACCGGGAACCTGGGGGTCCCTGGCAGCGGTGGTTGCCGCGCCCTGGCTGTTCTTGCCGCTGTCGTTTCCGCTGCGTGTCCTGGCCTTGCTGCTGGTGCTGGCAATCGGCACATGGGCCGCGAATCGGGCTGAAGCCCTCTATGGGCGCAAGGATCCAGGAAGCGTGGTGGTGGATGAACTTCTGGGCCAGTGGCTGACTCTGCTGCCCTTTGCCGCATTGGCTCCACTGGAACTCGCCGCGGGTTTCGTGCTCTTCCGCATCATGGATATCCTCAAGCCCTGGCCGGTGCGCGCGGTGGAGCGCGGAGTTCCCGGTGGGTTGGGCGTGATGCTTGATGACGCGGTGGCCGCGATCCCGGCCGCCGGCTTGCTCTGGCTCTTCATTGCCCTGATCTAG
- the pal gene encoding peptidoglycan-associated lipoprotein Pal translates to MRGIWVVGLGLVLAMVMAFGSGCAKRQVESDPLGISAVDAERAAEEARLREEARLREQQLAEERLARERSEAERARLGQVAEMITANMIHFDFDRYDLRSDAREILQTKSELLRQNPEIRLLIEGHTDERGTSEYNLALGERRARAAYEFLVLLGISPNRLQIVSYGKERPLNPASNETAWAQNRRAQFRILDM, encoded by the coding sequence ATGAGGGGCATTTGGGTGGTTGGCCTGGGTCTGGTCCTGGCCATGGTCATGGCTTTTGGGTCAGGTTGCGCCAAACGACAGGTGGAATCCGATCCATTGGGCATCAGCGCGGTGGACGCCGAGCGGGCCGCTGAAGAAGCACGATTGCGGGAAGAGGCGCGTCTGCGCGAACAGCAGTTGGCCGAGGAACGGTTGGCCAGGGAACGCTCCGAGGCGGAGCGGGCCCGATTGGGTCAGGTGGCCGAGATGATCACCGCAAATATGATTCATTTTGACTTTGACAGATACGATCTGCGGTCAGACGCGCGGGAGATCCTGCAGACCAAGTCCGAATTGCTGCGGCAGAACCCGGAGATTCGACTCTTGATCGAAGGACACACTGACGAGCGGGGCACGTCCGAGTACAACTTGGCCTTGGGTGAGCGCCGCGCCCGGGCTGCCTACGAGTTTCTGGTCCTGCTTGGCATCAGTCCCAATCGGCTGCAGATCGTCAGCTATGGCAAGGAACGCCCCTTGAATCCAGCCAGCAATGAGACTGCCTGGGCCCAAAACCGCCGCGCCCAATTCCGTATTCTTGATATGTAG
- a CDS encoding PD40 domain-containing protein yields MPLFSVFIAPRALVIVIVLLCLLLPARNVDAQQTLSIDIFGPGQTQLNMALTKPLGLASGQQVPPEAETLAGYLEEFLGFMPFLRLVPGSRILGGDVLPGVTAQDVDFRRFRLERVDLVLTAGWGGPGGPVELRVFETFEQRLILGRAYTGVTPADLSEIAARFCADLMEELTGQGDFFRSTLAVVRTHGENKELWAASPLGHGMRQLTSLGGISMSPAWSRDGRQLAFTLINDGRHYLGILDKQSGDVRRVQLPGNSVISPVFNPRGNIYVSLNPDGSPNIYRLSDDMRMGPRVVQSWAIDISPSFDATGSRMAYVSSRLGNPHIFVVDTASGESRRVTYEGTYNTNPSLSPDGRLVVFSRQTSEGHRIFMHDLQTGRERQLTFGPRNDVSPAWAPDSYFIAFSSNRSGEYKIYLTTRNGDAARMVPLGEGEFASPAWARQP; encoded by the coding sequence ATGCCCCTGTTTTCCGTTTTCATTGCGCCGCGTGCGCTGGTCATCGTGATCGTGCTGCTGTGTCTCCTGCTTCCGGCCCGGAATGTCGATGCGCAGCAGACCTTGAGCATTGATATATTTGGACCTGGACAAACCCAACTGAACATGGCCCTGACCAAACCTTTGGGGTTGGCATCCGGGCAACAGGTGCCGCCCGAGGCAGAGACACTGGCCGGTTACCTGGAAGAATTTCTCGGGTTTATGCCATTTTTACGCCTGGTGCCCGGTTCCCGGATTCTTGGCGGAGACGTGCTGCCTGGGGTCACGGCCCAGGACGTGGACTTTCGACGTTTCCGACTGGAACGGGTCGATCTGGTGCTCACCGCCGGATGGGGTGGTCCAGGCGGTCCCGTGGAACTGCGGGTTTTTGAGACCTTTGAACAGCGTTTGATTTTGGGCAGGGCCTATACCGGGGTGACTCCCGCGGACCTGTCCGAGATCGCCGCCAGATTCTGCGCGGATTTGATGGAGGAATTGACCGGGCAGGGAGATTTTTTTCGTTCCACCCTTGCTGTTGTCCGAACCCACGGCGAGAACAAGGAACTCTGGGCCGCCTCCCCTCTGGGGCATGGCATGCGTCAATTGACCAGCCTTGGGGGCATCAGCATGAGCCCGGCCTGGTCCCGGGACGGGCGACAGCTGGCGTTCACCTTGATCAACGACGGTCGACACTATTTGGGGATACTTGATAAGCAAAGCGGAGATGTTCGTCGTGTTCAGCTGCCTGGGAACAGTGTGATTTCCCCTGTATTCAACCCAAGGGGGAATATTTACGTCAGCCTGAATCCGGACGGGAGTCCGAATATTTACCGGCTTTCCGACGACATGCGCATGGGGCCACGGGTGGTTCAGAGCTGGGCCATTGATATTTCACCGAGTTTCGATGCCACGGGCTCCAGAATGGCCTATGTATCCAGTCGGCTTGGAAATCCGCATATTTTCGTGGTGGACACGGCCTCCGGGGAGTCCCGCCGGGTGACCTACGAGGGCACCTACAACACCAATCCCAGCCTCAGCCCGGATGGGCGGCTGGTTGTTTTTTCGCGCCAAACCAGCGAAGGGCATCGCATTTTCATGCACGACCTGCAGACGGGGCGAGAGCGCCAGTTGACTTTTGGGCCGAGAAATGATGTCAGTCCCGCATGGGCACCAGATAGTTATTTTATCGCGTTCAGTTCCAATCGAAGTGGGGAGTACAAGATTTATCTGACTACCCGCAATGGCGATGCAGCCCGGATGGTGCCCCTGGGTGAAGGAGAGTTCGCCTCGCCGGCCTGGGCGCGTCAACCGTGA
- the tolA gene encoding cell envelope integrity protein TolA, with product MGVSTQVLVFGLSLLLHIGVVGLGLLQLSSSKQIRVDLSRPVVYQVDLVSLEPPAPGRPAPLAPAAPAPAPPRPAAQEQPVPAPAPRETPPAPPPPQPAVEVPVPEPPKPEPKPAPRPEPKPEPKPEPQPEPRPEPPRPAPTPPRPPEPAPQPQPQRTGPTRDEELAAALGAVQRDVAQRVEPDARDQALASLRQSGATGPGGADGQAGSGYGGLLEVYAQMVESRVKAHWRFPKGASRQDLSAVLEISLGQDGRVLGSRVVRSSGHSGFDASAERAVEETAQLPPPPRADLRTIRITFNLQEL from the coding sequence GTGGGCGTTTCCACCCAGGTTTTGGTTTTTGGACTCTCCTTGCTGCTTCACATCGGTGTTGTGGGGCTCGGGTTGCTTCAACTCTCCTCCAGCAAACAGATTCGCGTTGATCTGAGCAGGCCGGTGGTCTACCAGGTGGACCTGGTCAGCCTGGAGCCGCCGGCTCCCGGAAGGCCGGCACCTTTGGCACCGGCTGCCCCGGCTCCGGCTCCGCCGCGTCCGGCGGCTCAAGAGCAACCCGTTCCCGCTCCCGCGCCGAGGGAGACACCTCCCGCACCGCCACCGCCGCAACCCGCGGTAGAAGTGCCTGTGCCGGAACCACCCAAGCCTGAACCAAAACCTGCACCCAGGCCGGAGCCAAAACCTGAGCCCAAGCCTGAACCCCAGCCTGAACCAAGGCCGGAACCTCCCAGGCCGGCTCCCACGCCGCCAAGGCCTCCTGAGCCGGCACCACAGCCCCAGCCCCAACGGACCGGGCCGACCAGGGATGAGGAATTGGCCGCGGCTCTTGGCGCGGTGCAACGGGATGTTGCGCAGCGGGTCGAGCCGGACGCCCGGGATCAGGCCCTGGCCAGCTTGCGCCAAAGCGGAGCTACGGGGCCGGGGGGGGCGGACGGTCAGGCCGGCAGCGGCTACGGCGGTTTGCTGGAAGTTTACGCCCAGATGGTCGAGAGCCGGGTCAAGGCGCATTGGCGCTTTCCCAAGGGGGCGTCCCGTCAGGATTTGAGTGCTGTATTGGAAATCTCCCTGGGCCAGGACGGCCGGGTGCTGGGCAGCCGTGTGGTCCGCTCCTCCGGGCACTCTGGTTTCGATGCATCCGCGGAGCGTGCCGTGGAAGAGACCGCCCAACTTCCACCGCCACCGCGAGCTGATTTGCGTACCATTCGCATTACGTTCAATCTTCAGGAGTTATAG
- a CDS encoding ExbD/TolR family protein gives MEGHTGQGYMDQMNVVPFVDVMLVLLVIFMVTAPFMTEGLEVDLPQTRTVQTLPQDEDTLVLTIRADGSIFLDQYEVVLGELGEHVARLIQTRDRILYLRADKTVPYGLVVQVMAEARAAGVERLGIVAETEPREP, from the coding sequence ATGGAAGGACATACCGGCCAAGGGTACATGGATCAGATGAACGTGGTTCCGTTCGTCGACGTCATGCTTGTTCTGCTGGTGATCTTCATGGTCACGGCGCCCTTCATGACCGAAGGGCTGGAAGTGGATCTGCCCCAGACCCGGACCGTGCAGACTTTGCCTCAGGATGAAGATACCCTGGTTTTGACCATCCGCGCAGACGGCTCCATTTTTCTGGATCAATATGAAGTGGTTCTGGGAGAGCTGGGCGAGCACGTGGCGCGTTTGATCCAAACCCGTGATCGGATTCTCTACCTTCGGGCGGACAAAACCGTGCCCTATGGGTTGGTGGTCCAGGTTATGGCCGAGGCCCGCGCAGCCGGCGTGGAACGGCTCGGCATTGTCGCCGAGACCGAACCTAGAGAGCCCTGA
- a CDS encoding MotA/TolQ/ExbB proton channel family protein, which produces MEILPQVGMWDLVRQATIVVQLVMLLLVGMSLASWSIIFYKILILRRAKQQALVDFKRFQSAPDLGSAVQILARGADSPLYPLAYQAVAELKRLEGATMPSVQKSKIAMDNLRRVLRQNVSSSMRKLASSLSFLATCASSAPFIGLFGTVWGIMHSFFAIGQMGSASLATVAPGLSEALLATAIGLAVAIPASVAYNFFRGMLGSIEVELINFAGAFLNRVQRELPWVSGQVEPPEENGLPEHQI; this is translated from the coding sequence ATGGAGATTTTGCCGCAGGTCGGCATGTGGGACTTGGTGCGCCAAGCCACCATCGTTGTACAATTGGTCATGCTGCTGTTGGTGGGCATGTCCCTGGCCAGCTGGAGCATCATTTTCTACAAAATTCTCATCCTGCGCCGAGCCAAACAGCAGGCCCTGGTGGATTTCAAGCGCTTTCAAAGCGCACCGGATCTGGGCTCAGCCGTCCAGATTCTGGCCCGTGGTGCGGATTCTCCCCTGTATCCTTTGGCCTATCAGGCTGTTGCCGAGCTGAAGCGATTGGAGGGCGCAACCATGCCCTCGGTGCAGAAAAGCAAGATCGCCATGGACAACCTGCGCCGCGTTCTGCGCCAGAACGTCAGCAGTTCCATGCGCAAACTGGCTTCCTCGCTCTCGTTCCTGGCCACCTGTGCCAGCTCCGCCCCGTTCATTGGGCTCTTCGGTACGGTGTGGGGCATCATGCATTCTTTTTTTGCCATCGGGCAGATGGGCAGCGCCTCCCTGGCCACCGTGGCTCCCGGGCTGTCTGAGGCCCTGTTGGCCACGGCCATCGGCTTGGCCGTGGCCATCCCCGCATCCGTGGCCTACAATTTTTTTCGAGGGATGCTGGGAAGTATCGAAGTGGAATTGATCAATTTCGCCGGAGCGTTCCTGAATCGGGTCCAGCGCGAACTGCCCTGGGTTTCCGGGCAGGTGGAGCCCCCCGAAGAAAACGGTCTGCCGGAGCATCAAATCTGA
- a CDS encoding SIR2 family NAD-dependent protein deacylase: MSNLIDQSADLWRSARSVVALTGAGISVPSGIPDFRSPGGLWSRFDANVVASTWGLENNPKAVWEFLLDALTMFEKAAPNPAHKALTRLEQVGRLDMVITQNIDGLHQQAVTNNVIEFHGNCRGFYCNACRRDYLAEAAQGLTLADLPWMCEACGGVVRPSLVFFGEAIPQRALVESQRWSTQADLAVIIGTSGDVAPANIIPYQVKAGGGRVLEINLGPTSYGDLADVRLDLPAESCLPELADRLG; the protein is encoded by the coding sequence ATGTCAAATCTCATTGATCAGTCAGCCGACCTCTGGCGCTCCGCACGGAGCGTCGTTGCGTTGACCGGAGCCGGGATCTCCGTGCCCAGTGGCATTCCGGATTTTCGCAGTCCCGGTGGCCTCTGGTCGCGCTTCGATGCCAACGTGGTCGCCAGCACCTGGGGCCTGGAGAACAATCCCAAGGCCGTTTGGGAGTTTCTTTTGGATGCCTTGACCATGTTCGAAAAGGCAGCGCCCAATCCGGCCCACAAGGCCTTGACCCGGTTGGAGCAGGTTGGCCGTTTGGACATGGTGATCACCCAGAACATCGACGGATTGCACCAGCAGGCCGTAACGAACAACGTGATCGAGTTTCATGGCAATTGTCGTGGTTTTTATTGCAATGCCTGCCGCCGGGACTACCTGGCCGAGGCGGCACAAGGCCTGACTCTTGCGGACTTGCCCTGGATGTGTGAGGCCTGCGGCGGCGTGGTCCGTCCTTCTCTGGTCTTTTTTGGTGAGGCCATCCCGCAAAGGGCTCTGGTCGAAAGCCAACGCTGGAGTACCCAGGCCGATCTGGCCGTGATCATAGGCACATCCGGAGACGTGGCTCCGGCCAACATCATCCCCTATCAGGTCAAGGCAGGTGGTGGTCGGGTGCTGGAAATCAATCTTGGACCGACCAGTTACGGCGATCTGGCCGACGTCCGCCTGGATCTGCCGGCCGAGAGTTGTTTGCCGGAACTGGCCGATCGATTGGGATGA
- a CDS encoding histidinol phosphate phosphatase domain-containing protein, with the protein MIDLHTHTLFSDGALLPTELARRAKAAGYQAMAFTDHVDSSNLFLVLENVGRVATQGATYLGLDILLGVELTHVPPGLIPELVATARMNGAQLVLAHGETIVEPVERGTNLQAIEAGVDILAHPGLITPEEVELAVERGVCLEITTRKGHSLTNGHVAAMARRFGAKLVINNDAHAPEDLVSRDRRQHVALGAGLTQDEYLQAEANSWALVEKGRRKGEG; encoded by the coding sequence ATGATTGATCTGCATACCCATACCCTGTTCAGCGACGGAGCGCTGTTGCCGACGGAACTGGCCCGGCGGGCCAAGGCTGCCGGTTATCAGGCCATGGCCTTTACCGACCACGTGGACTCCAGCAATTTGTTTCTGGTCTTGGAAAACGTGGGTCGCGTGGCTACCCAGGGTGCGACATACCTTGGTTTGGACATTCTGCTGGGAGTGGAACTGACCCATGTTCCTCCCGGCCTGATCCCTGAGTTGGTGGCTACCGCGCGCATGAACGGAGCCCAGCTGGTGCTTGCCCATGGCGAGACCATTGTCGAACCGGTGGAACGGGGCACGAATCTGCAGGCCATCGAGGCCGGCGTCGATATCCTGGCCCACCCTGGACTGATCACCCCTGAAGAGGTGGAACTGGCGGTTGAGCGGGGAGTGTGTTTGGAAATTACCACCCGCAAGGGTCACAGCCTGACCAACGGTCATGTAGCGGCCATGGCCCGGCGTTTTGGCGCGAAACTGGTCATCAACAACGACGCCCATGCCCCTGAAGACCTTGTTTCTCGTGATCGCCGGCAGCATGTCGCCCTGGGTGCCGGCCTGACCCAGGATGAATACCTGCAAGCAGAGGCCAATTCCTGGGCACTAGTGGAGAAGGGAAGGCGGAAGGGAGAGGGGTGA
- a CDS encoding bifunctional nuclease family protein — protein sequence MIEMHIYGLALDEDSQVPVLILKDKEEKQVLPIWIGAMEAVAISMVLNDVRLPRPMTHDLLLQAIEALGGEVRNVDVVRLQDNTYFAEIVVLQGEALKRIDSRPSDAIALGLRAQVPIRVSEEVLAHIVEVREKRYQAVLKTEDAQQWNEILEKYTIDDTKYKM from the coding sequence ATGATTGAAATGCATATTTATGGGCTGGCTTTGGACGAGGACAGCCAGGTGCCTGTGCTGATTCTCAAGGACAAAGAGGAAAAACAGGTACTGCCGATTTGGATCGGTGCCATGGAGGCAGTGGCCATTTCCATGGTGCTCAACGATGTCCGTCTGCCCCGCCCCATGACCCACGACCTGCTGCTTCAGGCCATTGAGGCACTGGGCGGCGAGGTTCGCAATGTGGACGTTGTCCGGTTGCAGGACAATACCTATTTCGCCGAGATCGTTGTGCTGCAAGGTGAAGCCCTGAAGCGGATTGATTCACGCCCCTCGGACGCCATTGCTCTGGGGTTGCGGGCTCAGGTGCCCATCCGCGTCAGCGAGGAGGTTCTGGCCCACATCGTCGAGGTTCGGGAAAAACGCTACCAGGCGGTTTTGAAAACCGAGGACGCGCAGCAGTGGAACGAAATTTTGGAAAAATACACCATTGACGATACCAAGTACAAGATGTGA